A section of the Pimelobacter simplex genome encodes:
- a CDS encoding type II secretion system F family protein: MIAVALTVTAAVLLLVPPHPRLPLVGRPRPPRRLHGRSPLILAALALPLLATTAAVSPRTVLLAALAAALVTGALRLLAARRHDRAATDLRRRVIDLCDVLRAELAAGQTPAAALDHAAAEWPPIAPAARAAATGGDVPTTLRTLATTPGADALRIVAAAWHVSHRTGHGLADVLTRTAADLRAAEHTRRIVAGELASARATARLLAALPFLALLIASGAGGSGSGSGPGPWRFLLTQPAGLACLTAGLAFGYAGLTWIEALARDVDRLS, translated from the coding sequence GTGATCGCCGTCGCCCTGACGGTCACCGCCGCGGTCCTCCTCCTGGTCCCGCCGCACCCGCGCCTCCCCCTCGTCGGCAGGCCACGCCCCCCGCGCCGCTTGCACGGCCGCTCCCCGCTCATCCTGGCCGCCCTCGCCCTCCCGCTCCTCGCCACCACCGCCGCCGTCTCCCCACGAACCGTGCTCCTGGCCGCCCTCGCCGCCGCCCTCGTCACCGGTGCCCTCCGCCTCCTCGCCGCCCGCCGCCACGACCGCGCCGCCACCGACCTCCGCCGCCGCGTCATCGACCTCTGCGACGTCCTCCGCGCCGAGCTCGCTGCCGGCCAGACCCCCGCCGCCGCCCTCGACCACGCCGCCGCCGAGTGGCCGCCCATCGCCCCCGCCGCCCGCGCCGCCGCCACCGGAGGCGACGTCCCCACCACCCTCCGTACTCTCGCCACCACCCCCGGCGCCGACGCCCTCCGTATCGTCGCCGCCGCCTGGCACGTCTCCCACCGCACCGGCCACGGCCTCGCCGACGTCCTCACCCGCACCGCCGCCGACCTCCGCGCCGCCGAGCACACCCGCCGGATCGTCGCGGGCGAGCTCGCCTCCGCCCGCGCCACCGCCCGCCTCCTCGCCGCCCTCCCCTTCCTCGCCCTCCTCATCGCCTCCGGGGCCGGTGGGTCGGGGTCCGGATCCGGGCCGGGGCCGTGGCGCTTCCTCCTCACCCAGCCCGCCGGCCTCGCCTGTCTCACCGCCGGCCTCGCCTTCGGGTACGCCGGCCTCACCTGGATCGAAGCCCTCGCCCGCGACGTCGACCGCCTCTCATGA
- a CDS encoding TadA family conjugal transfer-associated ATPase, which translates to MDADAPALAALVEEARLRLTAGPGALSPHRVAEALRTAGRPVGDAAVLAVYEALRRDIIGAGPLDPLLRLPGVTDVLVNGPGPVRIDRGRGLEQTEVRIDSEESCRRLAQRLVASGGRRLDDASPYADVRLPDGTRCHAVLAPLAHPGTAVSLRVPRRGGFSLDELRTAGALTPEGLDVLHALVAARAAFLVTGGTGTGKTTLLAALLAAVDPTERIVVVEDAAELRPAHPQVVALEARPANIEGSGAVSLRDLVRQALRMRPDRLVVGEVRDAAVVDLLAALNTGHEGGCGTLHANSAGAVPARVEALALSAGLDRPAAHSQLASALDVVLHVVRDRGSGLRRLGEIAVLDRDHRTGLVRTVPALTFPAGSSAGAVAAAVPGPEAAVSALRALLRGGPA; encoded by the coding sequence ATGGACGCGGACGCCCCCGCCCTCGCCGCCCTGGTCGAGGAGGCGCGCCTCCGGCTCACCGCCGGCCCCGGCGCGCTCAGCCCGCACCGGGTTGCCGAAGCCTTGCGCACCGCCGGCCGCCCGGTCGGCGACGCCGCGGTGCTCGCCGTCTACGAGGCGCTGCGCCGCGACATCATCGGCGCCGGCCCGCTCGACCCCCTCCTGCGCCTGCCCGGCGTCACCGACGTCCTGGTCAACGGACCGGGCCCGGTCCGGATCGACCGTGGCCGGGGCCTGGAGCAGACCGAGGTCCGGATCGACTCCGAGGAGAGCTGCCGCCGCCTGGCCCAGCGCCTCGTCGCCAGCGGCGGCCGTCGCCTCGACGACGCGTCCCCCTACGCCGACGTGCGCCTGCCCGACGGCACCCGCTGCCACGCCGTCCTCGCCCCGCTGGCCCACCCGGGCACGGCCGTCTCGCTCCGCGTCCCGCGCCGCGGCGGCTTCTCGCTCGACGAGCTCCGCACCGCCGGCGCGCTGACCCCCGAGGGACTCGACGTGCTTCACGCCCTCGTCGCGGCCCGCGCCGCCTTCCTCGTCACGGGCGGTACCGGCACCGGCAAGACCACCCTCCTCGCCGCCCTCCTCGCCGCCGTCGACCCCACCGAGCGGATCGTCGTCGTCGAGGACGCCGCCGAGCTCCGTCCCGCCCACCCCCAGGTCGTCGCGCTGGAGGCGCGCCCGGCCAACATCGAGGGCTCCGGCGCCGTCTCGCTGCGCGACCTCGTCCGCCAAGCCCTCCGGATGCGTCCCGACCGCCTCGTCGTCGGCGAGGTCCGCGACGCCGCCGTCGTCGACCTGCTGGCCGCGCTCAACACCGGGCACGAAGGGGGCTGCGGGACGCTGCACGCGAACTCGGCGGGCGCCGTACCGGCTCGGGTGGAGGCGCTCGCCCTCAGCGCCGGCCTCGACCGCCCCGCGGCCCACAGCCAGCTCGCCTCGGCCCTCGACGTCGTCCTGCACGTCGTACGGGACCGCGGGTCGGGACTCCGCCGCCTCGGCGAGATCGCCGTCCTCGACCGCGACCACCGCACCGGCCTCGTCCGTACCGTCCCCGCCCTCACCTTCCCGGCCGGCTCGTCTGCCGGAGCGGTTGCCGCAGCCGTGCCCGGCCCGGAGGCCGCCGTCAGCGCCCTCCGCGCCCTGCTCCGAGGAGGCCCGGCGTGA
- the ssd gene encoding septum site-determining protein Ssd, whose amino-acid sequence MTRNRPSNPSWPARRRTDGPPLVVTADDALLAELLPLAAAADVTPEIAGDPLTALVTWSRASVVLVGADLAAAVAQVAPESRPHVFVLSRERAPDDLFRTTLHLGAEQVVELPGSAGWLVEQLADLTEQQPDRGRVIGVVGGSGGAGATTLACALGQWAARSGAAAVVDCDPQGPGLDRMLGLEGRDGFRWDTLSRTTGRLSARALREALPRRGSLGVLSWHVDARVPSLQAFAVREVLSAARRGHRVVVVDLPRSPDPLVDEVAARCDQLLVVTLASVTGVAGAARMRTRFAEHADPALVLRGEAFAPDEVARAVGLPVLVQMRDQRGLAEAVDLGLGPLRSLRGPLARAVAGILGEPAAGPGAAVAAARPAGEAVA is encoded by the coding sequence ATGACCCGCAACCGACCCTCGAACCCGTCCTGGCCCGCCCGTCGTCGTACGGACGGGCCGCCCTTGGTGGTGACCGCTGATGACGCCCTCCTGGCCGAGCTCCTCCCGCTCGCCGCCGCGGCCGACGTGACCCCCGAGATCGCCGGCGACCCCCTGACCGCGCTGGTGACCTGGAGCCGCGCCTCCGTGGTGCTCGTGGGCGCCGACCTCGCCGCCGCCGTGGCGCAGGTGGCGCCCGAGTCCCGGCCGCACGTCTTCGTGCTGAGTCGCGAGCGGGCTCCCGACGACCTCTTCCGCACGACGCTCCACCTCGGTGCCGAGCAGGTCGTCGAGCTGCCCGGATCCGCGGGCTGGCTGGTCGAGCAGCTGGCCGACCTCACCGAGCAGCAGCCCGACCGCGGACGGGTGATCGGCGTCGTCGGCGGTAGCGGCGGGGCCGGGGCGACCACCCTCGCCTGCGCCCTCGGCCAGTGGGCGGCGCGCTCGGGAGCGGCCGCGGTCGTCGACTGCGACCCCCAGGGTCCCGGCCTGGACCGGATGCTCGGGCTCGAGGGACGCGACGGCTTCCGCTGGGACACCCTGAGCCGGACCACCGGGCGGCTCTCCGCGCGCGCCCTGCGCGAGGCCCTGCCCCGCCGCGGCTCGCTCGGGGTCCTCTCCTGGCACGTCGACGCCCGGGTCCCCTCCCTCCAGGCGTTCGCCGTGCGCGAGGTGCTGTCCGCGGCCCGCCGCGGTCACCGCGTGGTCGTCGTCGACCTGCCCCGCTCGCCTGACCCCCTCGTCGACGAGGTGGCCGCCCGCTGCGACCAGCTCCTCGTCGTCACGCTCGCGAGCGTCACCGGCGTCGCGGGCGCGGCCCGGATGCGGACCCGCTTCGCCGAGCACGCCGATCCCGCCCTGGTGCTGCGCGGCGAGGCGTTCGCGCCCGACGAGGTCGCCCGCGCGGTCGGGCTGCCCGTCCTGGTCCAGATGCGCGACCAGCGCGGGCTGGCCGAGGCGGTCGACCTCGGCCTCGGACCCCTCCGCTCCCTGCGCGGGCCCCTCGCCCGGGCCGTCGCGGGGATCCTCGGCGAGCCGGCGGCCGGCCCGGGTGCCGCGGTTGCGGCAGCCCGCCCGGCGGGCGAGGCGGTGGCCTGA
- a CDS encoding HAD family hydrolase, giving the protein MASAGTPPTAAFFDLDKTIIAKSSVLAFSKPFQAGGLISRRAVLRSAYAQFVFMVGGADHDQVEKMRQFMSQLCAGWDVATVREIVADTLHNVVDPLVYDEAVRLIEEHHAAGRDVVIVSTSGSEVVEPIGALLGADRVVATRLKVEDGRYTGEIEYYAYAEEKANAIRELAESVGYDLENSYGYSDSVTDVPMLEAVGFPHAVNPDKELRKVAAARGWPVLVFTRPVALQSRLHLPPPKPTLAALAVGGVVAVGTAVWIGARRRTFSD; this is encoded by the coding sequence ATGGCCTCCGCGGGTACGCCGCCGACCGCTGCGTTCTTCGACCTCGACAAGACGATCATCGCCAAGTCGAGCGTGCTGGCCTTCAGCAAGCCGTTCCAGGCCGGCGGCCTGATCTCCCGCCGCGCGGTGCTGCGCTCGGCGTACGCCCAGTTCGTCTTCATGGTCGGCGGGGCCGACCACGACCAGGTCGAGAAGATGCGCCAGTTCATGTCCCAGCTGTGCGCCGGCTGGGACGTCGCGACGGTCCGCGAGATCGTCGCCGACACGCTCCACAACGTCGTCGACCCCCTGGTGTACGACGAGGCGGTGCGCCTCATCGAGGAGCACCACGCCGCCGGGCGCGATGTCGTCATCGTCTCCACGTCGGGCAGCGAGGTGGTCGAGCCGATCGGCGCCCTCCTCGGCGCCGACCGCGTCGTCGCCACCCGGCTCAAGGTCGAGGACGGCCGCTACACCGGCGAGATCGAGTACTACGCCTACGCCGAGGAGAAGGCGAACGCGATCCGCGAGCTCGCCGAGAGCGTCGGCTACGACCTGGAGAACAGCTACGGCTACTCCGACTCGGTGACCGACGTGCCGATGCTGGAGGCCGTCGGCTTCCCCCACGCGGTCAACCCCGACAAGGAGCTGCGCAAGGTCGCGGCCGCCCGCGGCTGGCCGGTGCTGGTCTTCACCCGGCCGGTCGCGCTGCAGTCCCGGCTGCACCTGCCACCGCCGAAGCCGACCCTCGCCGCGCTCGCGGTGGGCGGTGTCGTCGCGGTCGGCACCGCGGTCTGGATCGGCGCCCGCCGCCGCACGTTCAGCGACTGA
- a CDS encoding oxidoreductase: MTSDPHAWLVSLEGVPSGFAAARDGIDVLLRDRGLRRTGPDLTAESLLRGAHASAVLEGSTATLAQVRAGEGDEIAADAVRLATELLSLVPVLRRQPLQALARMHTLAARGVLPDELLGRPRDGESAAKLRGIAELVTAPTEAPALAVAAVVHAELVTAAPFGSHNGVVARAAERLVLAAKGVDEKSLVVPEAAHLALRPQYESNLRGWAGGGPAGMHAWLLYATEAYAAAAEASPLVRDAE, from the coding sequence GTGACCTCCGACCCCCATGCCTGGCTCGTCTCGCTCGAGGGCGTCCCGTCCGGCTTCGCCGCGGCCCGCGACGGCATCGACGTCCTGCTGCGCGACCGTGGCCTGCGCCGGACCGGTCCGGACCTGACCGCCGAGTCGCTGCTGCGCGGTGCCCACGCGAGCGCCGTCCTCGAGGGCTCGACGGCGACGCTCGCGCAGGTGCGGGCGGGCGAGGGGGACGAGATCGCGGCGGACGCCGTACGGCTGGCGACCGAGCTGCTCTCGCTCGTCCCGGTGCTGCGCCGCCAGCCGCTCCAGGCGCTCGCCCGGATGCACACCCTGGCCGCGCGCGGGGTGCTGCCCGACGAGCTCCTCGGCCGGCCCCGCGACGGCGAGTCCGCGGCCAAGCTGCGGGGGATCGCCGAGCTGGTCACCGCGCCCACCGAGGCACCGGCGCTCGCGGTCGCGGCCGTCGTCCATGCCGAGCTGGTCACGGCGGCGCCGTTCGGCTCCCACAACGGCGTCGTGGCGCGGGCCGCGGAGCGGCTGGTGCTGGCGGCCAAGGGCGTCGACGAGAAGTCGCTCGTCGTACCGGAGGCGGCGCACCTGGCGCTGCGGCCCCAGTACGAGTCGAACCTGCGCGGCTGGGCCGGCGGCGGCCCTGCCGGGATGCACGCCTGGCTGCTGTACGCGACCGAGGCCTATGCGGCGGCCGCCGAGGCGAGCCCGCTCGTGCGGGACGCGGAATAG
- a CDS encoding type II toxin-antitoxin system VapB family antitoxin: protein MAEVEMSLNIKNERVHALAREAARVTGKNQTSAIEEALELLLARYGSDPVAADRERRIDIIRNLALEWKERPRAEGDDRIWNEDDLYDPQTGLPA from the coding sequence GTGGCGGAGGTCGAGATGAGCCTGAACATCAAGAACGAGCGGGTCCATGCACTCGCCCGCGAAGCGGCGCGGGTGACCGGAAAGAACCAGACGAGTGCGATCGAGGAGGCGTTGGAGTTGCTGCTCGCGAGATACGGGAGCGATCCGGTGGCCGCGGACCGGGAACGGCGGATCGACATCATCCGCAACCTCGCACTGGAGTGGAAGGAGCGTCCCCGGGCCGAAGGGGACGACCGGATCTGGAACGAGGACGACCTCTACGACCCTCAGACGGGATTGCCCGCATGA
- a CDS encoding type II toxin-antitoxin system VapC family toxin, translated as MIVDTSALVAILRDEPEREEFARLLLSTSARISAANWLVATMVADGSGDNGAGDRLDRIVETAGLAIEPVTETHARAARIAFRRYGRGSGSPARLNFGDCFAYALSATSGEPLLFKGVDFTHTDVLSAR; from the coding sequence ATGATCGTCGACACGTCCGCACTCGTCGCGATCCTGCGCGACGAACCCGAACGGGAGGAGTTCGCCCGCCTGCTGCTGAGCACGTCGGCACGGATCTCCGCGGCCAACTGGCTCGTGGCGACGATGGTGGCCGACGGCTCGGGGGACAACGGCGCGGGCGACCGACTCGACCGGATCGTCGAGACCGCCGGTCTCGCTATCGAACCGGTGACCGAGACCCACGCGCGGGCGGCCCGGATCGCCTTCCGTCGCTACGGTCGCGGGTCAGGCTCACCAGCCCGGCTCAACTTCGGTGACTGCTTCGCCTACGCGCTGAGCGCCACCTCGGGCGAGCCGCTGCTGTTCAAGGGGGTGGACTTCACGCACACCGACGTCCTCAGCGCACGCTGA
- a CDS encoding class I SAM-dependent methyltransferase: protein MATDSTPSAAPGLCFGAVAEAYDRGRPGYPREAVAWLTGDEPLSVLELGAGTGKLTEHLVALGHDVHATDPDPRMLDRLALRLPELRVSQTSAEEIPAADATYDVVVVGEAYAWFDHDQALPEIARVLKRGGSLAFVRNVRDERIPWVKRLGGLIGRQSAGTGVGDELEASPYFGPAEETTFKQWQVIDRASVQDLVRSLPDVAGLERSAQESRIREVLAFYDDFGRGMDGMQLPYVTECFRAVVGIQPKTVAKNPEPVAVDGGPETAEGTERAEGASAAGEYAGEYVGEPTVPVALAPAVEPPADDDSGMLLIDFR from the coding sequence ATGGCTACCGACTCCACCCCCAGCGCTGCGCCCGGTCTCTGCTTCGGGGCCGTGGCCGAGGCGTACGACCGCGGCCGCCCGGGCTACCCGCGCGAGGCCGTGGCGTGGCTGACCGGCGACGAGCCGCTGTCGGTGCTGGAGCTGGGCGCCGGGACCGGCAAGCTGACCGAGCACCTCGTCGCGCTCGGGCACGACGTGCACGCCACCGACCCCGACCCGCGCATGCTCGACCGGCTGGCCCTGCGGCTGCCCGAGCTGCGGGTCTCGCAGACCAGCGCCGAGGAGATCCCCGCCGCCGACGCGACGTACGACGTCGTGGTGGTCGGCGAGGCCTACGCGTGGTTCGACCACGACCAGGCCCTGCCCGAGATCGCGCGGGTGCTCAAGCGCGGCGGCTCGCTGGCGTTCGTGCGCAACGTGCGCGACGAGCGGATCCCGTGGGTCAAGCGGCTCGGCGGCCTGATCGGTCGCCAGAGCGCCGGTACGGGCGTGGGCGACGAGCTCGAGGCGTCGCCCTACTTCGGGCCGGCCGAGGAGACGACGTTCAAGCAGTGGCAGGTCATCGACCGCGCGTCGGTGCAGGACCTGGTCCGCTCGCTGCCCGACGTCGCCGGGCTCGAGCGCAGCGCGCAGGAGTCGCGGATCCGCGAGGTGCTCGCGTTCTACGACGACTTCGGCCGCGGCATGGACGGCATGCAGCTGCCCTACGTCACGGAGTGCTTCCGCGCGGTCGTCGGCATCCAGCCCAAGACCGTCGCGAAGAACCCGGAGCCGGTCGCCGTCGACGGCGGCCCCGAGACGGCCGAGGGCACCGAGCGTGCGGAGGGCGCGTCGGCCGCCGGCGAGTACGCCGGTGAGTACGTCGGCGAGCCCACCGTCCCGGTCGCGCTGGCGCCCGCCGTGGAGCCGCCGGCCGACGACGACTCCGGCATGCTGCTCATCGACTTCCGCTGA
- a CDS encoding TetR/AcrR family transcriptional regulator encodes MSSPLPPALGRPRSEAARTAVLHAVDDLLVEVGYAAMTMTGIAARAGVGKQTVYRWWSSKAEILLEATTHDAAGELRTPPGRSSAAELSAYASAVLAFLGSAHAGLAYRALLGEAQHDAKIAALLRDGDPLVASGRPVLQRVLDRGDLPASTDLDAAVTDFLGPLVYRVLIGIGDAADQPVRPYVTRYLAGARAKVSGSR; translated from the coding sequence ATGAGCAGTCCGCTGCCCCCGGCCCTCGGTCGCCCCCGCAGCGAGGCGGCCCGTACCGCCGTGCTCCACGCCGTCGACGACCTCCTCGTCGAGGTGGGCTACGCCGCGATGACGATGACCGGCATCGCCGCCCGGGCGGGCGTGGGCAAGCAGACCGTCTACCGCTGGTGGTCGTCCAAGGCCGAGATCCTGCTCGAAGCCACCACCCACGACGCCGCGGGGGAGCTGCGCACGCCGCCCGGGCGCAGCTCCGCCGCCGAGCTCAGCGCCTACGCGAGCGCCGTCCTGGCCTTCCTCGGCTCCGCCCACGCCGGCCTCGCCTACCGCGCGCTGCTCGGCGAGGCCCAGCACGACGCCAAGATCGCCGCGCTCCTGCGCGACGGCGACCCGCTCGTCGCGAGCGGCCGGCCGGTCCTCCAGCGGGTCCTCGACCGCGGCGACCTGCCGGCGAGCACGGACCTCGACGCCGCGGTCACCGACTTCCTCGGCCCACTCGTCTACCGGGTGCTGATCGGGATCGGCGACGCGGCCGACCAGCCCGTGCGGCCCTATGTCACGCGCTACCTCGCCGGAGCGAGGGCCAAGGTCAGCGGAAGTCGATGA
- a CDS encoding MFS transporter: MNPPQPVSPPAIAAIAFAFLVTMLGTTLPTPLYAIYSARLDFSELTVTILFAVYALGVVGALLCFGRLSDQVGRRPVLVAATTLAGLSAVLFLLPPSLPLLVVARVVSGLAAGLMSGTGTAALIDAFAPERRTTAGALAVGANAGGLAVGTLLAGIVAELAGAPLVVPYGVHLALAVVAAAGLYAFVPAPERTGRVSVRFQRLSVPAEIRGAFVRAVLAAGSGFAAIGVLTAVSSLFLARSLHHDSHALAGFVVFLAFGGMALGQLAARGTGPRTAIVVGCTGLVVAAATLALALAAVLLVPLLVAAAVLGLASGLCLNAGLALTVEQAEPASRGAVSSSFFAGLYLMLAVPAIGVGLLASAIGLRDAGLVFVAAAAVLVAVVGALTLRSARRPVALAA, from the coding sequence ATGAACCCGCCCCAGCCCGTGTCCCCTCCCGCGATCGCCGCGATCGCGTTCGCCTTCCTCGTCACCATGCTCGGTACGACGCTCCCGACGCCGCTCTACGCGATCTACTCCGCGCGCCTCGACTTCTCCGAGCTCACCGTCACGATCCTGTTCGCGGTCTACGCCCTCGGTGTCGTCGGCGCCCTGCTCTGCTTCGGCCGGCTCTCCGACCAGGTCGGCCGGCGTCCCGTCCTCGTCGCCGCGACCACCCTCGCCGGTCTGAGCGCCGTCCTCTTCCTGCTGCCGCCCTCGCTCCCGCTGCTCGTCGTGGCCCGCGTCGTCTCGGGTCTCGCGGCCGGACTGATGAGCGGGACCGGCACCGCCGCCCTCATCGACGCCTTCGCCCCCGAGCGCCGTACGACGGCCGGGGCGCTCGCCGTGGGCGCCAACGCCGGCGGCCTCGCGGTCGGCACGCTCCTCGCCGGAATCGTCGCCGAGCTCGCGGGCGCGCCCCTCGTCGTCCCCTACGGCGTGCACCTCGCCCTCGCCGTCGTCGCCGCGGCCGGCCTGTACGCCTTCGTCCCGGCGCCGGAGCGCACCGGCCGGGTCAGCGTGCGCTTCCAGCGCCTGTCCGTCCCGGCCGAGATCCGCGGCGCCTTCGTCCGCGCGGTGCTCGCCGCCGGCAGCGGCTTCGCCGCCATCGGCGTGCTGACCGCGGTCTCGTCGCTCTTCCTGGCCCGCTCGCTGCACCACGACAGCCACGCGCTCGCCGGCTTCGTCGTCTTCCTCGCCTTCGGCGGGATGGCGCTCGGCCAGCTCGCCGCCCGCGGCACCGGCCCGCGCACGGCGATCGTCGTCGGCTGCACCGGACTCGTGGTCGCCGCCGCCACGCTGGCGCTCGCCCTCGCCGCCGTCCTGCTCGTCCCCCTGCTGGTGGCCGCCGCGGTCCTCGGCCTCGCGAGCGGGCTGTGCCTCAACGCCGGCCTCGCGCTCACCGTGGAGCAGGCCGAGCCGGCCAGCCGCGGGGCGGTGTCGTCGTCCTTCTTCGCCGGGCTCTACCTGATGCTCGCGGTCCCGGCGATCGGTGTCGGCCTGCTCGCGAGCGCCATCGGGCTGCGCGACGCCGGACTGGTCTTCGTCGCCGCCGCCGCGGTGCTCGTCGCCGTGGTCGGCGCGCTCACCCTCCGCAGCGCCCGCCGTCCCGTGGCCCTCGCCGCCTAG
- a CDS encoding sensor histidine kinase, giving the protein MRTERRWRRGRGRLGSEADRAAFRALHQASLAAPALREGLTTASAERAVRHLRTLLGTPAVAITDTEAVLAWDGLGTHHLDQAPVVGLLAIEKGATRTVDRSQLGCSVGGCPIRTGVVSPLVVEGRVLGTVQAFAPTPTAGLVRATEEVAEWVSGQLALAELDAHRNRMIEAEVRALRAQISPHFVYNSLNAIASFVRTDPDRARELLLEFADFTRYSFRRHGEFTTLAEELRSIERYLLLEQARFGDRLQVTLNVAPEVLPVVVPFLCIQPLVENAVRHGLESIEQTGQLTIVAHDRGHEAVLEVEDNGVGEDPDKVRRALAGDVALDSVGLGNVDARLRATFGDDYGLVVETAPGAGTKVIVRVPKFAPGVSV; this is encoded by the coding sequence ATGCGGACGGAGCGGCGGTGGCGGCGCGGGCGCGGGCGGCTCGGGAGCGAGGCCGACCGGGCGGCGTTCCGGGCGCTGCACCAGGCGTCCCTGGCCGCACCGGCGCTGCGCGAGGGACTGACCACGGCGAGCGCGGAGCGGGCCGTGCGGCACCTGCGCACCCTGCTCGGTACGCCGGCCGTCGCGATCACCGACACCGAGGCGGTCCTCGCCTGGGACGGGCTCGGCACCCACCACCTCGACCAGGCCCCCGTGGTCGGACTGCTCGCGATCGAGAAGGGGGCGACCCGGACCGTCGATCGCAGCCAGCTCGGCTGCTCGGTCGGCGGCTGCCCGATCCGGACCGGTGTGGTGAGCCCGCTGGTGGTGGAGGGGCGGGTGCTCGGGACCGTCCAGGCGTTCGCGCCGACGCCGACGGCGGGACTGGTCCGGGCGACCGAGGAGGTCGCCGAGTGGGTCTCCGGGCAGCTCGCGCTGGCCGAGCTCGACGCCCACCGCAACCGGATGATCGAGGCCGAGGTCCGCGCACTGCGCGCCCAGATCAGTCCGCACTTCGTCTACAACTCGCTCAACGCGATCGCGAGCTTCGTCCGGACCGATCCCGACCGGGCGCGCGAGCTGCTGCTGGAGTTCGCGGACTTCACGCGCTACTCCTTCCGGCGGCACGGGGAGTTCACGACGCTGGCCGAGGAGCTGCGCTCGATCGAGCGCTACCTCCTGCTGGAGCAGGCGCGGTTCGGTGACCGGCTCCAGGTGACGCTCAACGTGGCGCCGGAGGTGCTGCCGGTCGTCGTACCGTTCCTCTGCATCCAGCCGCTCGTCGAGAACGCCGTCCGGCACGGTCTCGAGAGCATCGAGCAGACCGGCCAGCTGACGATCGTCGCGCACGACCGCGGGCACGAGGCGGTGCTGGAGGTCGAGGACAACGGGGTCGGCGAGGACCCCGACAAGGTACGACGCGCGCTCGCCGGCGACGTCGCGCTCGACTCGGTCGGCCTCGGCAACGTGGACGCACGGCTGCGCGCGACCTTCGGTGACGACTACGGTCTGGTCGTGGAGACCGCTCCGGGGGCCGGGACCAAGGTGATCGTGCGCGTGCCGAAGTTCGCGCCGGGGGTGAGCGTGTGA
- a CDS encoding LytR/AlgR family response regulator transcription factor — MSGLRVLAIDDERPALDELTYLLQADDRVAEVVACQSATDGLRILREREVDCVFLDVQMPGLSGLELAEVLGRFKQPPPVVFVTAHEQHAVDAFDLHAVDYVLKPVRPERLAEAVRRVLGGTAPPPPASDTQVAVERGGVTRFVDRGDITHVEAQGDYARLHTANGEAYLVRVPLTTLEEEWAEAGFHRIHRSLLVALAHVTEVRTEAGRTSVRIGATELPVSRRHTRGLRDVLVRRARAGS, encoded by the coding sequence GTGAGCGGCCTGCGGGTGCTGGCGATCGACGACGAGCGCCCGGCTCTGGACGAGCTGACCTACCTGCTGCAGGCCGACGACCGGGTCGCCGAGGTGGTCGCGTGCCAGTCGGCGACCGACGGGCTGCGGATCCTGCGCGAGCGCGAGGTCGACTGCGTCTTCCTCGACGTCCAGATGCCCGGCCTGAGCGGGCTCGAGCTGGCCGAGGTGCTCGGCCGGTTCAAGCAGCCGCCGCCGGTGGTGTTCGTGACCGCGCACGAGCAGCACGCGGTGGATGCCTTCGACCTGCACGCGGTCGACTACGTGCTCAAGCCGGTCCGGCCGGAGCGCCTCGCCGAAGCCGTACGACGCGTGCTCGGCGGCACCGCTCCCCCACCGCCCGCGAGCGACACCCAGGTCGCGGTGGAGCGCGGCGGCGTCACCCGGTTCGTCGACCGCGGGGACATCACGCACGTGGAGGCGCAGGGCGACTACGCCCGGCTGCACACCGCCAACGGCGAGGCGTACCTGGTCCGGGTGCCACTGACGACGCTGGAGGAGGAGTGGGCCGAGGCCGGGTTCCACCGGATCCACCGCTCGTTGCTGGTCGCCCTCGCCCACGTCACCGAGGTCCGCACCGAGGCCGGGCGCACCTCGGTACGGATCGGGGCGACCGAGCTGCCCGTCAGCCGGCGGCACACCCGCGGGCTGCGCGACGTCCTGGTCCGGCGGGCGCGCGCGGGCTCATGA